In the Tessaracoccus lacteus genome, ACGGGGGCAGTCAGGCCCCGTAGACGAGGGGTTCGTAGTCGGGATGCTTCTGGATCCAGGCCTTGATGAACGGGCACAGTGCCATGACCTTGTTGACGCCGTTGTCGCGGACGTCGTCGAGGCCGAACCGCGCGATCGCTCCGCCGACGCCCCGGCCCTCGAAGGCCGGGTTGACCTCGACGTCCGGGCGCGACCACAGGAACTACATGCCTGTGATTTACCCCCAGGTTTGTGCACAACTGTGGATAACTATGTCCGCAGGTGTCCACCGCTGTGGACGAAAGTTCCCCTGCTGGCGAGCGGGCCTTGTGTGATGCCGACGGCGCTGTCAGACTGGCGTCACCTAC is a window encoding:
- a CDS encoding GNAT family N-acetyltransferase, with product MWSRPDVEVNPAFEGRGVGGAIARFGLDDVRDNGVNKVMALCPFIKAWIQKHPDYEPLVYGA